A genomic region of Vicia villosa cultivar HV-30 ecotype Madison, WI unplaced genomic scaffold, Vvil1.0 ctg.000192F_1_1_1, whole genome shotgun sequence contains the following coding sequences:
- the LOC131625168 gene encoding uncharacterized protein LOC131625168 — translation MDCTPAHKVRYGTHMLAKEADDWWLETRQRLEVAGEEITWIVFRREFLRKYYPEDVRGKKEIEFLELKQGNMSVTEYAAKFTELAKFYPYYEGAGVEFSKCIKFENGLRSEIKKAVGYQKIRIFPNLVDSCRIYEEDHNAHYKLVKDRRGKQNRSTPYDAPIGRGKAEVANGKKTSGGELLLAWHKEVICFNCGEEGHISGKCQKPKREPGSEKVFALAGTQTANENRNVGGAISLVILLITIVDLSVLLVVSLFLIALND, via the exons atggattgcactcctgcaCATAAGGTTAGATATGGCACTCATATGCTGGCTAAGGAAGCGGATGACTGGTGGTTAGAGACTCGTCAGAGATTGGAAGTTGCTGGTGAAGAGATCACTTGGATTGTTTTCcgcagagagtttctgaggaagtattatcctgaagatgttcggggtaagAAGGAGATTGAGTTCCTTGAGCTGAAACAGGGAAATATGTCAGTGAcagagtatgctgcaaagttcACTGAGTTGGCTAAGTTCTACCCGTATTATGAGGGAGCAGGTGTTGAGttttcaaagtgcatcaagtttgagaacggaTTGCGCTCTGAGATCAAGAAAGCTGTTGGGTATCAAAAGATTCGTATCTTTCCTAATCTGGTTGATAGTTGCAGGATTTACGAAGAAGATCATAATGCACATTACAAACTTGTCAAGGATAGGAGAGGCAAGCAGAACCGTAGCACACCTTATGATGCTCCAATTGGAAGGGGAAAAGCAGAAGTGGCTAATGGCAAGAAAACTAGTGGGGGGGAGCTCCTGCTAGCGTG GCATAAGGAAGTTAtctgtttcaactgtggtgaagaagggcaTATTAGTGGCAAATGTCAAAAACCAAAGAGGGAACCAGGCAGTGAAAAAGTGTTCGCTTTAGCTGGAACTCAAACAGCTAATGAGAACAGGAATGTTGGAGGTGCTATTTCATTAGTAATACTTTTAATTACTATCGTTGATTTATCGGTGTTGCTAGTTGTTTCATTGTTCCTGATTGCGTTGAATGATTAG